DNA from Paraburkholderia sp. BL10I2N1:
CGACAGATGTCCGTGATGTCGCGACAAGCATCGATTTGGCGCATTGCGGTTGTTCGCGCCTGCGACTTTCTACGTACCGGACGCGACCAGATAGTGCGTAAGCGCCTCCCATCGCTTGAGGCTATAGTCGTGTGCCATCGCCATCGCCATCGCCATCGCCATCGCCATCGCCATCGCCATCGCCATCGCCATCGCGACGCGCCGAACATGTTCGGCGGGGGAAAGTCCGTTTCCTGGGTGGAGCAGACGTCCAAACGTCCGTGTGAAGGCGCCGGCCAACGGCCGGAGATGGCCGGACACGGCCCGATGCCGAATGGATCAAATGCCTCGCCCGGGATCGACCCGCGTCCGACCCTTGCCGACCCATAGCCGCCGTCCGCGGCTTCCGAAAGCTGCCCGTCACGGCTACTCGTCGTCGGGGGCTAGCGCGCAGCAGGCTTGGGCGCGAGAATCATCGGAACCACCTGCGCACGCGATCCCTTTCAATTGAGGCGTCCGCGTCTTTGCACCGGAGCTTCGATGCGAACGTTCTTGCGGCGGGCTTTCCATGACAGGCGTGGAGTGCTGTGTTGGTGACCGGGGCGAGCTGTAAGGCGGTGATGTCGACCGGTGCACGAATGGGGGAGCGAGACGATGACGACCGTCATCACGACTGTCCACGGCACTTTTGCCAGGCAGGCGGCCTGGGCCCAGCCCGATTCGCCGCTCAGCCAATATCTGACTGCGCATCTGGGCGGGGCGGTTCGGATCGCGCCATTCGATTGGTCGGGCCGCAATTCGTTTGAGGCCCGCGACGACGCCGCAAAGCGCTTGTGCGACCACCTCGAAGCCATCGGCCGCGCAGAGCCGGACAGTCGTCAGTTCGTCGTGGCGCATAGCCACGGCGGGAATGTCGCCCTGCTTGCGGCAGCGAACGGCAGGCTGTCTAAGCCTGTCGCGGGGATTGTCTGCCTGTCTACCCCGTTTCTGCAGGCATGGCCTCGACATCTCGGTGCGGCCCGCATCGTGAGCGCCGCCGCCGGAATCGTCCTGCTCTTCGCGAATCTGCTCTATCTCATGCTGCGCAACCGGGTGGGGAGCTCCTTCCTCATGGCATGCGTAGTCGTGGCGGCCATCCCTACGATCTATATCTTCATGAAGGCCGCGGCTACCTTGGCGGACAACGACAAACCGCGCTGGGTGCTCCCAGAAATGGATCCGCATCGCATGCTCATCTTGCGGGCCGCTGCCGATGAGGCATCGGCCGCCCTGGGCGCGGCGACCCTTGCCTCATCGTTAGTGGCGAGATTCTGGGCGCTCACGTCAGTGGGTGCGCCGCTGTGGATGCGTGCACTGGAACAGGACGAGGCCGACAGGGCACGTCAGACCCGCTACTCGTGGCCGCGGCGCGTCCACGGTCTAAGCGTCATGGGTCTCTTCGTGCTTGGCATCGTTCTTTGCGTGCTTAGCCTGCTGCCGATCAATCCGCCCTGGGTCACCAGAAACCAAGCAACCGCTGTCCTCGTCGCGTCTTTCGTTCTTAACCTTCCGTTCGCTTGGCGCAAGGTACTCGCGATCGCCGTGTTGGCGCCGTTATGGTGGCTTTCGATGCTCTTGGCCGGCCCGGTACTGCTCTTGCTTTCCGTCTTCGCGATGTCGTTCGGGTCGTCGCTTGCCCTGCGTCATTTCCTGTGGATCGTTTCCGCCGAGCCAACGCCTCCCGGCGTGTGGATGACGGTCCAACTGGACCCCGAGAGCACGCCCCGAGGGTTTCGAGGCCTCATGCACAGCTCCCTGTATGACGATCCGCGAGCGCACTCCGTGATCGCCCATTGGATGAAAAAGCAGACGGGCGTTTCACCTGCCGCGGAGCGCAGGGAGGGATCGGCCCCTCGTCGCGAGGCGTAATCGTCATGGGGCGGCTGCGCGTGGTCCGACTACTCAGGACTCGGTCGCCGGCGGGCCTCTTTCCCGACAGAGTGTGGCAAGCCGTGGCTACCCAGCGCCTCTCGCGCGGAAACAGTCTTGTCGGCTTATCCGCTTTCTCGCGGATCATCGCCGATCTGCCAACGTCCGCTGTCTGGCCGACCTCTGCCGGACGCCGATCGGCTGAAGGCGACCCGAAGCAGCCGGTTGTCGTTCTCTTAAGCTGACACTCGGCGAAGAAAGGCGGCTTAACGAACGAAACCAAGGTCTGAGCCTCGCACACCGACAGAGGGAGGCAAACTGTTCGTGCATCAACAACTCGGCGAACGCCGCCCTTTGGCAAGAATTGCTTACTGGCGATTCGCTGCGACCTAAAATGAAAATGAAAGGATGGGTGATCGGCCCATCATGGGGACATTGTCGCCCTACCTAATCGGCAATATTGATCAGTGGATAACATGATGCCTAACAAAAAAGGAATGAGTTTCATTCCGCGTTGGGTTGTCCTTGGAGTGTATGGAATAGCATTGTCGATATTTCTCCCCGTCATGAGCCATGCGCAGCCTACGGAGAACGTAAAGCAGGCCATGAGCATGCTGAAGGCAAAAACCGCCAAGTTGGGTGCACCAGGAATCAAGGGAGAGGATGCTGTTGCGGGAAAACCTGTCCCGGCGTTGTACTTTGGCACGACCAAGATCAATAACAACTTCGCCGTGGTCGATGAAGTGAAACAGGAGATTGGCGGAACTGCGACGTTATTCGTGAAGAGCGGCGATGACTTCGTCCGTGTGGCGACGAACGTGCAGAAAGACGACGGGTCGCGGGCTATTGGCACCGTTCTCGACCCAAAGGGTAAGGCCATCGCGGCCATCCGCAACGGCAGTGCCTACTATGGCGAAGCCGACATCCTCGGTAAGCCTTACGTGACGGGCTATGAACCGATTAGGGATCCCGGCGGAAACACTATCGGCGTCTATTATGTGGGATATCTCAAGGCGCAGTGAGTCGAAGTATGCCATCCCTTAATATCCCGCGTCGCCCCCCCGGCGACGCGGTTTTTGTCGCCTACGTTCCCGCAAGCTTCGAGATTTGAGCATCGATTAACGATCTAGGCGTCGATGTCGATCGGCTGCTCCTGGCCGCACTGAGACGTTCCCCTCGATTCGCTTTGCGGCAAAAGTTTGGGCAAGTACCGCTGCGCGTTCGGTCGAGCCGCCTCGCAGTGACCACAAATCCCGTCAAAGTGTAAGCTCCCGGCCAAGGCATCTTGAACGTGCGTAGCGAGAGGAAGGAGTATCGCGTCCATCAACTTGATGGACAGGCGTACACGGTGATCGCTGCCGAGATAGTGGGATAAGAGGTACAGCAGACGACTGGTCGGCAGCGAATTACCACCGGTGCCTACCGTGCACGCCAGCTGACCCTACCTTTTAGGGGCGGTGGCGCAGCTGCTACCCAACAAGCTTTGCCTTGATCCACGGACATTTAAATGCGGTAGGTCCATACAAGGAACACCGCGATGGCGGCTGCGACGATCATTCCCGCCCAGGCGAGCGGAACGATTCTCAGGGCGAGAAACACTAGCGCAAGCAGAATGACGATCAGCAAGCCGATCAGCGCGAACCTGAGCCTCTTGCCCGGGGCGGCCCCACCATGCGGCCACCACTCGCCGCGCGCGCCCAGCCCGTAGTCGATGAGAACATGATGAATCGCGTGCAGATCCTCGAAAAGGTAACCCGTGATTGACTTTGTATTGTTGTCGATCCGAAAGCTCACAAGCTCGAGCCCATTGACGCGCACCTCGGGCGAGACCGCGCGGATCGCGAAGTGCGCGCCATGGATCGTCACTTCGGTGGCTTGACGCGGACCGAATGAAGTGTCGACGGTGATACGGCGATGCGTGACGTGATCGATGCGTGGCGCCGGGTAGCCGCTAATGTTCACGCCCGGCGGGACATTGAAGTTGGGTGCAGTCCTCACGTTGCCTCCCCTCATTAAACCGTGAACTCCACGTCGTCGCCGCTGATCGCGCCGAGCGGCGTCACGCCGAAGTTAAGCCGCACGCCAGTCACCGCGCCGAGGCGCAACGCCGGGTTGATGCCGGCAAACGCGGCGAGTGGAACGCGCACTGTCTTGAGCGCTGCCTTGGTGATCCAGTCCTGGCCGGGGCGCTGATCGGGAAACGGAACATCCGTGATCGTCCCGATGCGCACGGTTGCCGCTCCACCCGACGTGAGCAACGTGACCAACAGGTCTTGTGGCTGATTCGCGGGGTTGAGGACGGCGCCGCTTTGATACTGCTGCCCAAGCCTGAGCGACAAAAAGGTGAACGCGCGCACGTCGCGGCTATCGACCTCCGAAGAGTATATCTGCGGTACGCTCCAGACGAGCTCGGTCATGTCCGAGTCGTGTGGATTCTGCGATAGCGCCTGCGACGACTGATTTGCCCAGGCGCTCGTGCTAGTGTCGCTGTAGGCTACGGGCTGCGCGAGCCTGTTGAGGTCGCGGCGCAGCGGCGTCTCTGCGGCCAGACCGAGTTGCGCGTCCGCGTCACCGAAGTTGTCAACCACGAGTCGGTTCACGAGCTGGTACTGATGGTGAATTGAGTATGTTTCCAGCCCCGGTGGCCGCGACGGCCCCGAGACGTAGACCTCGTAGCCAGGACTCGCGAGCAGGAGGTCCTGAAAATACGCACTCACGTAGCCTTTCAGGATCGCCTGGTGCTCATCGGGTGAGAGCGTCCCCGGTAGCACCGTCTCGTTATCGGTTGCCACCCATACCGTGTTGAAGCCGTTATGGCGTGCGCGGTGAATGAAGATCATCGCCTTCGGGCACTGCGCATGGTCATAGATAAAGAACGGATTGACCACTACCGACGCGCCCGACACGTCGTTGTCGAACGCCCCATAGACGATGAAGAGCGACGACCCCGTGAAGTCAAGCGAGAGGAAGTTGGTCGGCGCGATCGGCACCACGCAGCGGATCTGAAACGGCGTGCCGCGCTGAACGTTCTTGACCTGCGCATCGACGACACCCTCGGCGCCACGGGAGTGACCGATGAGGCCGATGCGCGCCGGATCGATCATGTTCTGGAGCAGATCGCCCGCAGCGCCGTTGCGCTGCAGCAGCATGCTCACGGCCGCGAGGATCGCGTCACCGCGGTGATCGATGTTGGTGCCGCTTTCAATCGCGTTGACCGAGTTGAGATCGATGCTGAAACAGATCATCCCGAGGCTGGCAAGCTGGCTTGTGAGGTAGCGATAGCCCTGATAGCTCGGCACTGACGAGTCGTGCATGCCGTGCGCGATCACCACGAGCGGATATGGCGCGCCGCCCGGATCGACTGCGCCCGGATTGCCGGGCGCCTGCGGATAGGTCAGCTCGCCGCCGAGCGTGAGTGTCGCGGACGGGCCGTCGGGCGTCGCCGGAACGTTGAGCGTAAACGTCGGCACGTCGCCTGGCGCAGACGGAGTGAACGGTCCTTGCTGCGACGGATCGCCGATTGGCGACGGATCGCCCGTCGAGGTCGGGCTTGTCTGAGCGCACAGCGTTTGACGAGCGTGGAGCTGTGACGCCGCCGTGATCGCCTGCGCGAGCGGAACGGTGACTACGCCACCCTCGGCACTGGCAGTGCCAACGAGCTGGGTGCCGTCCAGCACCTCGACGTACGCGCCTGGCACCGCGCCGGCGACGTTCGCACTGCGATCTCCAATGCGCACCGGAGCGAGCACCTGCGGCGCCGGCAAGGACGCCAGCGAGCCGACGGTGACCGCCGCCGAGAGCGGCCCGTCGACACCTCCCACCCTCTGCGACGCAGTAATGTCATTGCCGTTCTGCAGCGCCGGCCCGACATGCACTGTGACCGTCGAGCCGCCGGCCAATGCGAAGCCGACGGGAAACCCGCTCTGGAACACTCGGACCTGAGCGCCCGGCAGTACTCCGTCGACGGGCACAAGCGTGCCGCAGTCGTAGAGCGGAGCGCGCACGACTGGCGCTGCGATCGACACAGGCCGCGGTTGCACAGTCTGTGGATCGGAGAACTCGTCATGTCCGCACAGCGACTGCTTCGCGCGTACGATCTGGCCAACGGTAAGCGGTGCATTGAGCGCGATTATGTCGAATTGCGACGCGCCCGCGCGTCCAAGCTCGTTCTCCGGCGCGCTCGCGTTCGCCCGTGCGTAAAGCGTAATGACGCCGCCGCCGATCTGGTTGTCGACGCGGACGAGCTGGTCGCCATCGTACAGCACCGGTTCGAGCACTGGCTTGATGCGCGCGTCTGGCGCGATCACAGTAACTGCTGACGACATTGCGCCGTCCGTGGTGCAACCCGCGCGCGCCATCATCGACTGTTTGGCGGTGATCGCGTGCCCCGTGGCGAGTGCTGTTCCGACATTGCAGTGGACCGCACCCCAGCACGAGCAGAACGTGCCGAGCGATACACCGCTATCGAATACCTCGACAGTGGCCCCCTGCGTGAGGCCGTCCATATCGACGAATGTCTGGCAGCCGAAGATCGGCGCGGACAGGTTCGGCGCCGGCAGTGACGCCGGCGCCGCAATCACGTTGCTGGGTGGCGAGAATACGCTCGTGCTCGCGCAAACGGTAGCGGTACCGAACACCTGGTCGGCGGACAGATCGCTCGGGCTGAAGCAGGCCGTACCGTCGCCATCAGCGACCGCGCTGCCCAGCGTGCGCGTACCGTCCACGCCGCCGGTCAAAAGCGTGACCGTTGCGCCCGGTGCCAACCCGTCGACATACACGCAGTTGGCGCAGCTAAAGATGTCAGGCGTAAGGCGCGGGGGGGGCGGCGGGATCTGTACGTCGCCAACCACAACCGCGGGCGAATCGTTGCTCGTTGGGTCGGGCGCCAACGTTTGACGCGCGCTCACGCTTTGATTCGCGGCGAGTTCGCTTGCTAACGTGAAGACTATCCAGGAGTCATTGACCGTCTGCGTCTGAACGGTGGTCCCGTCGACGCGAAGCTCAACACTCGCGCCGGGTACGATGCCCCAGACGGCTACACTCGTGCCGCAGCGAGCCAGTCGCTCCCCCACCGTCGGCGGAAGTAGTGCCATCGCGCCTCCCAGTTAGCTTGGGATAGTGTAGCCATCCCCTTACGTGTTCCAACCGTTCTCGCTAGTTGAAAGGTCGGTGGCAAGCGGCTAGTGTATCGCCACCCATAAGACGAACTCGACCAGTCTGCTTTTAAGCAGTCAAAGTGCTCGATAGGAAGAACCAAGCCAGTTCGCCGTCCGGCACGGGCGCTTCAGGCCCTCTGTAGAATGTCCATTGCCTTTTCGGCATCGTCCACGTCGACCGCGAGATAAGCGATGAACTGTGTGCCTGTAAAGCGGCCGAAACGCCGCGGAGGTTGATCCCCTCATCTGCCAGCATCTGGGTCAATTGCGCGATGATCCCCAGTAGGTCCACACCCATTACACGAACGGAGTGAAGGCTCGGGGTGACGTTGAACCCCACCTGTGTGGCGGCCTGGATCTCCTTGTCCCCCTGCAGCGGTGCGACAAACACGCCCCCTTGCCCAGTGCTTCCGGCGTGCGCCGTGCGACGACGAACGGCAGGCCTACGCCAGCACCCCGCAAAGCGCTTAATACTTGCGCAAGCCCGCCCCGTTTGCCCTCGATGGTAGCTGCCCAAACATCGACACGTTCCACGCTTAGTTCCATGGCAGTCCCTCCCGCCTGTCGCATCTCAACAAAAAAACTACTTCACCACCGGCACGCGAGCAAAGCCCGCGGCCCTCAGCGTAAGCGACACACTGGAATGCTGGGAATCCCCGGGCCGGCATTGGCGGATTTCATGTTATGCAACGCTGGCCCGTGCGCCCAAGAAACCACCCGTGTCGGTTTGCCACCACGTGTCCGCGTCATCCGGTGATTTGCGACGGCAACGAGCCTGCGCCATGGTCAATTGCGACGACTTCGATTTACCTGCAGAGCGACGAGATCAAGCGGGCACGCATGCCCTCGGAAAAACCTTGACTGACCGCCTCAGGGCGTGAAGCGGTCTCTCGCGTTTTCCCGAAACGGACGTTCGCCGTTGCTACACTTTTCATCACGGCGGTCACGCCCGAAGCCCCTGTTCTCCTCAAGAGGCTTCGCAAGCCTCAAGCAGCGGTCATTGTGGGGGAAATAGCTGTTCTTGAGGCGGGTGAACTAAGGACCACAGCGACTCGAATGCTTGGTCGGCGTTTCTGGGAATGATAGATTCGTTCGCTAAACGTTCAAGGTCTTCGTAGGTAGCAACATAAATTCCCTTGCTAGATGCTATTTCTTCATCCGTCAGAGCCTCGCGCTTCATTGTTGTAACGACGACTGGCAGAACCTTCAGATGGGGATTGCCTGTCTGCTTTAGCTTTTCTAGTAGAGCCACCGCTCGGGCAAGTAACTTGGATAACTTTCCATTGTTATTGATCGCTCCGGTTGTGCACTCGATAACCGCAATGTTGCCATTCGGACTTACGGCAAGTAGGTCGGCAGCGTCGGTTGTGAAATGGCTTGAGAGCGGATTGACGGCGAAGCCGTACATGAACATCAGGTTGCCAACACCCGCTTCAAGCACTCGAGCATCTTGTTTGTGTGACTTTGCATCAAATAAAGATTTCTTTGTTCCCTCGAGCTCGGGATCGAATACCTCATGCATCGACCGGCGAACGTTCGCCGCATTGTCGGGGTCGGTAATCCAGCCCTGGTGCATCCAACGACCTTTATACGACGCAAATCCCTGAATGACCGATCCCTTTGGCACTTCGATGTCGACGGAGCCTACGGTCACATACTCCCCATCATCTGACCATGTTAATTCGCTCGAATTGAACGCTCCTCGCTCTGTTGCTTTCGCATCTGGGGCTTGCACTCGATAACCGAGCCTTGCTTGCGTACGATCCACGTCCTTAGCAACACGAATAGCCAAATGGGCAACACCGTTCTGTATGCGTGCGCGTGGACCCAGATCTACCGCGACGACTCCTTCAGCCGTGACATCAAGAGAGCAAACGTCCCACCTCAAAGGGTACAAATGCAATTCGCCCGCCAACTCAACGATTGAGTCGTATGGCATCGCTCCTGAGCGAAGATCGCTCTGGAATTCTGTTAGACGATTCTGGAAAACGTGTGAGCCAGTCGATATCGACAGCCGCAGTGGATGAACGATGGGTGTATAGAAATTCGGCGGAAACTTCTCAAGATATGTCGAAAAACTGCTGTGAGGTTGCGCGTAGCGCCCAAATCGTAGGCAGCCAATGGGCGTCTCAATGCCGTCACCTCTCAATGCTGTGACCAGACTCAGATAGTCAATTCCGAGTTTGGATAGGGGTATCGAACAACCGCATATGGACGGTGTTCTGACCGTGAGTTCCGGCAGCGATTGATTTCCAACTGGATGATAGATGTGGCCTTGAGCAAGCTCAAGGCCGTCCGACCCATTAATCGCAATAAAACTGAAGTTCGTATGCTTGTAGGCATCGGCGCCGGTTGCGTACAGCAACGAGAACTCATCCAATTTCTGCTGTTCATGGGGGGGTAGTGGCGGCATTTCTAGCCCCTCTGTAAACGGGTCGGTCATGACGGTTTCTCTCGTGGCTCAGCCTTGTATGCGCTTTCAGTTCGATTGCCATGTCGATTAGGTTTGTTTCGAGCCGCCGGGCAAAAAGTCGACCTCGGCATACCTAGTGGCGCGGCGATGCGACCACTGCACTTGGACGATTGTCGACGATTTTGCCTCGGACGTCGAACGGCCGGTTATGGCCGAACACGGTCCGATGCTGAACGGGCGATGCGACCATCATCGATCCGGCTGCATCCGGCAGCAATCGACCCACTCCAGACGTTGGACCCGGCACCGGCTCAACGGCGGCTTTTAGGGTAAAGCCGACGTTCGAATGCCCGAACGAGAGCATGGTCGAAGGGGCCGTAGATGGCCCGGTGCCTGCCTTTGGCGACAGCGATCCGTCGTGGTTGACGTCGCCGAAGGCACATTGGTCGAAAAACCGTCGCGAACCGTTGCCGATAGTCGTCGCGGCTGCCGTGCAGAAAACGTCATCTCGCACTTACTGGAGCGAGATTTCGCCATCAAACTCCACTTTCAGCTTGAGCCCTGCAACTTCCAGCGTTACTTTTGCGGGAAACGATTCCGTACCTGCGATGGTGCCGTCAGCAAGGGCCTTGGCTACCGCGTGCTCGATCTCGCGCTGCGAATTGACGCCAACCATTTTTAAGAACTTGCGTATGCTGAGGTTGAAGACTTCTTCATTCATTGACAGCTCCCATTTTCCGATGAAGGAGAGATTCCCGACAGTGAAGTTAAGCCCAGCCGGCGGGCATCGACATGCTATCGAGAGCAACTGCCCCCGATGACGATGGCGACGACCTTGTCGCCGCCGACGGTGGTGAGTTCGACTTCCGCATTCACTGCGCCATCGGCGAGGGATGTGATCTTGCTGCCACGTTACGCGGCTGCTACGCGGCCTGAGCTAGTTCAAAAGGTGAGCGCGGCAGGGATTCGCCATCCACGAATGCAGTGGCACTGCGCGCGGCAAACGCGAAAGCGCATTCTTGACTCGCGAACTCTCCGAGATTCCCGAGTGAAGTAGCTTCACCGTCTTCCGCTAAGATCGATGCACGCGCTACAAAGGCTTTGCCATGCTTCGTGACGCAGGGCTGAATTGCTGCGCCGCGGTGATATAGAACCATGAAAACTCCTCTCATTGATGTTCGCGGAATCGGCGATGGCAGTTTAATGTCCCATCTTCGTCAAGGGAAAAACGTTACCTTTCCTCGCAGGACGCATAAATAATACATAAAGGCTCTGTCTGCAGTGGTCGAACGTGACGCCTCGTTGCGGGTCGACAGGCCTTGTAAAACGGACGGGAAGCGATAGTGCCTTCTCCCGCCCACAAGATAAAGTTGAAGTTTCTTATCGTGTGCATTAGCGATCGTGCATGGATCGGTGTGAAAGCAGCAGCATTGCCTTGTCACCCTTGATGGGCATACCGTTCCCAAGTGCATTTACTTTGATATGCCAAGTATCGTCAACGTGATGTAATCGATAATCAGAAAGTACGTTCTGGAAATACCATCCTTGCACTAATCGCTCAACGCCTTTAACCACGCGGGTTTCGACGCCCGATCATCACTGTGGATTCGCTACAACCCGGCTCCCCTCTCCATCCCTTACAGGGTATCGGCTAGACTTCCACCTGTGAAGCAGGTCCTATTGGAGAAGACATGCGCGACAACCTGATTCCCGTCATCGTGGGCCGGAAATGGCAAATTGCTAAGGGGTACCATGCCGTTGAACTTCGAACAACGTCCAAATCGGCGCTTCCGCCGTTTAACGATGGGTCGTGCGTCACTCTCTGTCTGAACAGCGCTGGCGACAAGCAAAGAATTTATCCTTTGCTCGGTGTTTCGTCCCTGTCCGATGGTTACGTGGTAGGCATGAGACAAGAAGGTGATGGCAGAATGGATAGTCTGCTATCCAAGTTTCCGTTGAATGAACGAGACGAAGTGTTTGTCGGCACCCCCCAAAGCCCGCCGACAATTTTGGACGATCGTGCGCGATCTATCCTTTTTGCTGGCGGAATAGGCGCCGCATCGATCGCGGGAATCGCGAAGCGGCTTGCATCGGCGGGTCAAAGGTTCGAGGTGCACAACTTCGCCCGATCGGCCGACCGCGCAGTTCTTCGAGAAGAATTTGACGCGCTTCGAAGTCACGGTAAGGTCTATCACCATTTCGGCCTGTCCGATGATCTATTCGCGCAGAAGAGTTCCCACGCAATGAGTCCAACTCATGCCAACACACAGGTTTACTGCAGCGGCCCCCCTGCTTTCATGGATCTCATTGAGCGCCAAGCCCGCGAATGGGTGTATGCAGCGAACGTTCATAAAATCGCCCTTGGCGACCAAACGGCATGGTCAGCGGCAGTGCGACGGCACGGTAACTGAGGCGCGCTTTCCGCAGCTGATGCACAATCGCTCGTCGGTCTCGCCCGCTCACGCCTATCTGGGGCTTTGGAATACTCGTGAGACGCTTGGACGGTTCTAGAACCGTGGGTTGACGTCATGCGCATCTGACCGTTGGCGACCCGGAGCGGCCGCCCACATTGTTTGACATTAACGGCTGGTATGAAGCAGGTTCGGTCATCGGAGCCGCGCCTAACTAACGTCCAAGCAAGGGTGCGTCTGTGTGTGCAAATCGGGGGCTGACTACGCGCGCGAAACCGGCTTGCAGTGGAACGCTCAGCAGGAGCGCGCTAAGTTGTCCCGCTTCGCAAGCTTGCTGCATGGCGTCATTGCGTTCGCTGTCGACGAACGGTCCTAAGCGGGTCGCGTGTCGCTCCAAAATAAAAGCTCGCGATTGCACCCGGCCTCGCGCTCACGTTGGCTGTGACGAGCTTCGACTTCGTCGGAGAAGGGCTGCAGGATGAGCTTGATCCTCGCAATGAGATGTAGCGCGTCGGCGGATCGTTGATCCGCTATCCGGGCGTGTACCCCAGCTAGCACACGTGCCGCGCACAAGGAAACGGCAGGAGCTCGCGAGTCGACGACGCCGGCTTGTCTCGAGGCCGGCAGTTACGCGATGCGCTAACGTGGATTAATGTGCTTGACAACATCTGCCACGATGGCACGGGTCTGCCTGTCGGTAGTCGGTGCGAAGATGCCCTGCCATGCCGAAGACTTAGTGTTGTAGGAGCGTTCCCCGAATACCTGGTCAGTCTGCAGATCGCGGAAAGTCACCTTGGCTCGCATGAAGGCATTGCCGGTCATGATTCCAAATGCGATCCGTGCACCTTGCGAGACGAAGTGGTAGTCGTCGACATAGACATCAACGA
Protein-coding regions in this window:
- a CDS encoding alpha/beta hydrolase yields the protein MTTVITTVHGTFARQAAWAQPDSPLSQYLTAHLGGAVRIAPFDWSGRNSFEARDDAAKRLCDHLEAIGRAEPDSRQFVVAHSHGGNVALLAAANGRLSKPVAGIVCLSTPFLQAWPRHLGAARIVSAAAGIVLLFANLLYLMLRNRVGSSFLMACVVVAAIPTIYIFMKAAATLADNDKPRWVLPEMDPHRMLILRAAADEASAALGAATLASSLVARFWALTSVGAPLWMRALEQDEADRARQTRYSWPRRVHGLSVMGLFVLGIVLCVLSLLPINPPWVTRNQATAVLVASFVLNLPFAWRKVLAIAVLAPLWWLSMLLAGPVLLLLSVFAMSFGSSLALRHFLWIVSAEPTPPGVWMTVQLDPESTPRGFRGLMHSSLYDDPRAHSVIAHWMKKQTGVSPAAERREGSAPRREA
- a CDS encoding oxidoreductase: MRDNLIPVIVGRKWQIAKGYHAVELRTTSKSALPPFNDGSCVTLCLNSAGDKQRIYPLLGVSSLSDGYVVGMRQEGDGRMDSLLSKFPLNERDEVFVGTPQSPPTILDDRARSILFAGGIGAASIAGIAKRLASAGQRFEVHNFARSADRAVLREEFDALRSHGKVYHHFGLSDDLFAQKSSHAMSPTHANTQVYCSGPPAFMDLIERQAREWVYAANVHKIALGDQTAWSAAVRRHGN
- a CDS encoding DUF6494 family protein, producing MNEEVFNLSIRKFLKMVGVNSQREIEHAVAKALADGTIAGTESFPAKVTLEVAGLKLKVEFDGEISLQ
- a CDS encoding Cache 3/Cache 2 fusion domain-containing protein; translated protein: MPNKKGMSFIPRWVVLGVYGIALSIFLPVMSHAQPTENVKQAMSMLKAKTAKLGAPGIKGEDAVAGKPVPALYFGTTKINNNFAVVDEVKQEIGGTATLFVKSGDDFVRVATNVQKDDGSRAIGTVLDPKGKAIAAIRNGSAYYGEADILGKPYVTGYEPIRDPGGNTIGVYYVGYLKAQ